Proteins encoded together in one Amphiprion ocellaris isolate individual 3 ecotype Okinawa chromosome 14, ASM2253959v1, whole genome shotgun sequence window:
- the LOC129350553 gene encoding cell adhesion molecule 1-like has product MQHRRWDNRRDGFSSSSCVLSDSRAGEGAPRTVDHAVIRGVVAVVVFAMLCLLIVLGRYFARHKGTYFTHEAKGADDAVDADTAIINAEGGHTNSDEKKEYYI; this is encoded by the exons atgcagcatcggaggtgggacaacCGCCGG GAcggcttttcttcttcttcttgtgtgcTTTCAGATTCTCGAGCTGGAGAAGGAGCTCCCAGAACGGTGGACCATGCAGTCATCAGAGGAGTGGTGGCCGTCGTGGTGTTCGCCATGCTCTGTCTACTCATTGTCTTGGGACGCTACTTTGCGAGACACAaag gTACCTACTTCACACATGAAGCCAAAGGAGCAGACGATGCAGTGGATGCAGATACAGCCATCATCAACGCAGAGGGCGGCCACACCAACTCGGACGAAAAGAAGGAGTACTACATCTAA